TCAGCGTGCTGCGCGCCCGGATGGCCGCCACCGCCTCCGCGATCCGCTCCCTCAGCTCCGCCACTCAGCTCTCCCCATCGCCGCCCTCGCCCTCGGCGGCCTCAGCGCCGCCGCGCTCGCCCTGCCCCTCCGCCTCCAGGCGGGTGAGGGTGGCGGTGAGGCCCTCCTCCTGCTCGATCTCGCCGAGCTGCCGCTCCACCATCGCGCGGAAGATGCGCAGGAAGCGCACGCGCTGCCCCTGGATCCGCCGCAGCGCCTCCAGCGCGAGCGAGACCTGGCGCTTGGCGTCGGACACGATGCGCTCCCCCTGCGACCGCGCCTCGCGCAGCAGGAGCTCGGCCTCGCGGCGGGCCTGGTCGCGCATGTCCTCGCGCAGCTGCTGGGCGGAGACGAGCGCCTCGTTCATCGCTCGTTCGCGGTCGCGGTACTCCGCCATGGAGCCGGACATCGCGTCCACCTTGCCGGCGAGCGCGCTGTTCTGCCGCACCAGCTCTTCCATGCGGCTGGCGACCACTTCCAGGAAGTTGTCGACCGATTCCGCGT
This DNA window, taken from Longimicrobium sp., encodes the following:
- a CDS encoding DivIVA domain-containing protein; this encodes MIDLTPLDVRKKKGDFRRVMRGYDAESVDNFLEVVASRMEELVRQNSALAGKVDAMSGSMAEYRDRERAMNEALVSAQQLREDMRDQARREAELLLREARSQGERIVSDAKRQVSLALEALRRIQGQRVRFLRIFRAMVERQLGEIEQEEGLTATLTRLEAEGQGERGGAEAAEGEGGDGES